A stretch of Candidatus Sphingomonas phytovorans DNA encodes these proteins:
- a CDS encoding DUF1203 domain-containing protein, whose protein sequence is MSGFAITGLDPAPFVPLYGFDDAALAGLGVVRMAVTRKPGFPCRISLEDAAPGEHVLLLNYEHLPVDSPYRQRHAIFVREGMTVAARFENEVPEQLATRTLSVRAYDAGGMMTAADLTEGRDLGVLIDRFFADPAVAYLHAHNAKPGCFAARIDRA, encoded by the coding sequence GTGAGCGGCTTCGCCATTACCGGCCTTGATCCGGCGCCGTTCGTGCCGCTTTACGGCTTCGACGATGCCGCGCTGGCCGGCCTCGGCGTGGTCCGCATGGCCGTCACCAGGAAGCCGGGCTTTCCCTGCCGCATCTCGCTCGAGGATGCAGCGCCGGGGGAGCATGTGCTGCTGCTCAACTACGAGCACCTCCCGGTCGACTCCCCCTATCGCCAGCGTCACGCCATCTTCGTGCGCGAGGGGATGACCGTAGCGGCGCGGTTCGAGAATGAGGTGCCCGAACAGCTCGCGACCCGGACATTGTCGGTCCGCGCCTATGATGCGGGGGGCATGATGACCGCTGCGGACCTCACCGAGGGTCGCGACCTGGGCGTTCTGATCGACCGTTTCTTTGCCGATCCGGCGGTGGCGTACCTGCACGCGCACAATGCGAAGCCCGGATGTTTCGCGGCAAGGATCGACCGCGCCTGA
- a CDS encoding type II CAAX endopeptidase family protein produces MNPIKPVTPPNSLVWRVVHFPLVLLTIGIAFMMGAGMTATLVSRAIPHAHNDMLAVLVAILVAGIFVAYYCAFVRLVERRPFVAEFALSGWAKELGAGLLGGLLLFSVVIGIIAAFGGYRVIGQHPAAVLLPVLAISITSGVTEEIMLRGIFFRLVESWLGSWIALILSAALFGALHLKNPNASLLAGSAIALEAGVMLAALYMVTRRLWAAIGLHAAWNLSQGGIYGIAVSGFRQDGLLIPQTSGSDLLTGGSFGAEASLPAVIVCTAFGVALLVVAHRRDRFVRPFWSRGA; encoded by the coding sequence ATGAATCCGATCAAGCCCGTCACGCCGCCGAACAGTCTGGTGTGGCGCGTCGTCCATTTTCCCCTGGTGCTGCTGACGATCGGCATCGCCTTCATGATGGGCGCGGGGATGACGGCGACGCTGGTCAGCCGCGCCATTCCGCATGCCCATAATGACATGTTGGCGGTGTTGGTCGCGATCCTGGTCGCGGGCATCTTCGTCGCTTATTATTGCGCCTTCGTCCGCCTGGTCGAACGCCGGCCGTTCGTGGCTGAGTTCGCGCTTTCCGGTTGGGCGAAGGAGCTCGGCGCGGGCCTGCTCGGCGGGCTGCTGCTTTTCTCGGTCGTCATCGGCATCATCGCTGCGTTCGGCGGCTATCGGGTGATCGGTCAACATCCTGCGGCCGTGCTGCTGCCGGTGCTCGCCATCTCGATCACCTCGGGCGTGACCGAGGAGATCATGCTGCGCGGCATCTTCTTCCGGCTGGTCGAATCCTGGCTTGGGAGCTGGATCGCCCTGATCCTGTCCGCGGCGTTGTTTGGCGCGCTGCACCTCAAAAACCCCAATGCATCGCTGCTGGCCGGTTCGGCCATCGCGCTCGAGGCAGGGGTGATGCTTGCGGCGCTCTACATGGTGACGCGCCGGTTATGGGCTGCGATCGGGCTGCATGCGGCATGGAACCTGTCGCAGGGCGGGATCTACGGGATCGCGGTATCGGGCTTCCGGCAGGACGGCCTGCTCATCCCGCAGACCAGCGGTTCCGACCTGCTGACCGGCGGTTCCTTCGGCGCGGAGGCGTCGCTTCCGGCGGTCATCGTCTGCACTGCCTTCGGCGTCGCGCTGCTGGTCGTGGCCCATCGCCGCGACCGGTTCGTCAGGCCCTTCTGGTCGCGCGGGGCGTAA